In Macrobrachium nipponense isolate FS-2020 chromosome 25, ASM1510439v2, whole genome shotgun sequence, one genomic interval encodes:
- the LOC135199098 gene encoding uncharacterized protein LOC135199098, giving the protein MFCVFFREVGVPLRLRTDGGPPFSSHDFKQFADRWGVHHIITSPHYPQANGHAEAAVKGVKHLIIKTAPSGNIDCEAFDRGLLELRNTPNPAGRSPAQILYGHPLRTCVPAHPDHSTEEWQTKTEDYDRRTAAQTDQAMSLYNSHARPLPKLTIGQRVRIQDATTLRWDKVGIVMGRGMSRKYEIRLPSGRVWFRNRRHLRPVANMSDDTSPQVPVSPALARKESHHSNPPCPLVIHLD; this is encoded by the coding sequence ATGTTCTGTGTTTTCTTCCGCGAGGTTGGTGTTCCACTCCGCTTACGAACTGATGGAGGACCCCCATTTTCCAGCCATGACTTCAAGCAATTCGCCGACCGCTGGGGAGTTCATCACATCATCACTTCTCCACATTACCCGCAGGCTAATGGACACGCAGAAGCTGCAGTGAAAGGTGTTAAACACCTTATCATCAAGACTGCCCCATCCGGGAACATAGATTGTGAAGCCTTTGATAGAGGACTGCTGGAGCTTCGGAATACACCGAACCCTGCTGGACGCTCCCCTGCGCAGATCCTCTATGGCCATCCTCTCCGCACTTGTGTTCCAGCTCACCCAGATCATTCCACAGAGGAGTGGCAAACTAAGACTGAAGATTACGACCGTCGCACTGCTGCCCAAACCGACCAAGCCATGAGCCTTTACAATTCCCATGCCCGCCCTCTACCCAAGCTCACCATCGGCCAACGAGTTAGGATACAGGACGCAACGACGCTTCGATGGGACAAGGTTGGCATCGTGATGGGCCGCGGAATGTCAAGAAAGTATGAAATACGCCTTCCAAGTGGTCGTGTATGGTTTCGAAACCGAAGACATTTACGCCCGGTGGCTAACATGAGTGATGACACCTCTCCCCAAGTCCCTGTGTCCCCTGCTCTGGCCAGGAAAGAGAGCCATCATTCGAACCCTCCATGTCCCCTCGTCATTCACCTCGACTAG